In Pseudobacteroides sp., the DNA window TAAGTTCATAAGGAAATACAGCTCCGTGTTTCCTGTTGAGAAGATGTGCGAATTAAATAAAATATCACGGAGTGGATACTACGATTGGCTTAAAAGGCCTGTGAGTAAAAGGAAAATAGAAACTCAAGGTATTATTGATGTTGCCTTAAAAAGCTACAATGAAACTAAAGGTATGTGTGGACTTGATAAAATGCTAATGGATGTTCGAGAGAGCTTTCCAAAGTGTAGCCGTAAAAGGCTTCATAGTATTCAACGTGAGTATATGCTGTATTCCAAAAGAAAACGCAAATATAAAGCAACAACAAACTCTAATCATAAACTACCTGTAGCAGAAAATATTTTAAATCAAAATTTCAACGTAGATAAACCAGGTGCAGTATGGGTAACAGATATTTCATATATTGGTACTGATGAAGGATGGCTTTATTTAGCTACTGTAAAAGATATATTTACAAAGGAGATAGT includes these proteins:
- a CDS encoding IS3 family transposase; protein product: MSRHLRSRQPEIVYKFIRKYSSVFPVEKMCELNKISRSGYYDWLKRPVSKRKIETQGIIDVALKSYNETKGMCGLDKMLMDVRESFPKCSRKRLHSIQREYMLYSKRKRKYKATTNSNHKLPVAENILNQNFNVDKPGAVWVTDISYIGTDEGWLYLATVKDIFTKEIVGWATDSNMKTELCIRALNNAVMRHKPSKGLIHHSDRGVQVRQEVA